Proteins found in one Perca fluviatilis chromosome 9, GENO_Pfluv_1.0, whole genome shotgun sequence genomic segment:
- the mafaa gene encoding transcription factor MafAa, which yields MATDLAMSAELPNSPLAIEYVNDFDLMKFEVKKEPPEAERYCHRLPSGSLSSTPISTPCSSVPSSPSFCAPSPGAQPNQSLTSSGINSSSGGSNSSNGGGNNNHSGGGAGKPQLEDLYWIPSYQHHINPEALNLTPEDAVEALIGNAHHHHHHHQAYEGFRGQQYAVGDDLSAASAAHHHHQGHHHHHHHHGHHARLEDRFSDEQLVSMTVRELNRQLRGFSKEEVIRLKQKRRTLKNRGYAQSCRFKRVQQRHMLETEKCSLQTQVEQLKQDVVRLAKERDLYKEKYEKLASRTYSVGGAANTRDPSGKQAEFFM from the coding sequence ATGGCTACCGACCTGGCCATGAGCGCGGAGCTGCCGAACAGCCCTCTGGCGATCGAGTACGTCAACGACTTTGACCTCATGAAGTTCGAGGTGAAGAAGGAGCCCCCGGAGGCCGAGCGCTACTGCCACCGCCTCCCGTCGGGCTCCCTGTCCTCCACCCCGATCAGCACCCCCTGCTCGTCCGTGCCTTCGTCGCCGAGCTTCTGCGCCCCGAGCCCGGGCGCGCAGCCCAACCAGAGCCTCACCAGCAGCGGCATCaacagcagcagcggcggcagcaacagcagcaacgGCGGGGGCAACAACAATCACAGCGGCGGCGGCGCGGGCAAGCCGCAGCTGGAGGACCTGTACTGGATCCCCAGCTACCAGCACCACATCAACCCCGAGGCGCTCAACCTGACCCCGGAGGACGCGGTGGAGGCCCTCATCGGGAACgcgcaccaccaccaccaccaccaccaggccTACGAGGGCTTCCGCGGGCAGCAGTACGCGGTCGGGGATGACCTGTCCGCGGCCTCGGCTgcgcaccaccaccaccagggccaccaccaccaccatcaccaccacggCCACCACGCGCGCCTGGAGGACCGCTTCTCGGACGAGCAGCTGGTCAGCATGACGGTTCGGGAGCTGAACCGGCAACTGCGGGGCTTCAGCAAGGAGGAGGTGATCCGCCTGAAGCAGAAGCGGCGCACCCTGAAGAACCGCGGCTACGCGCAGTCCTGCCGCTTCAAACGCGTGCAGCAGAGGCACATGCTGGAGACGGAGAAGTGCAGCCTGCAGACCCAGGTGGAGCAGCTGAAGCAGGACGTGGTGCGCCTCGCCAAGGAGAGGGATCTTTACAAGGAGAAGTACGAGAAGCTGGCCAGCCGGACCTACTCTGTCGGCGGAGCCGCGAACACGAGAGATCCGTCCGGGAAACAGGCCGAGTTCTTCATGTGA